A stretch of the Papaver somniferum cultivar HN1 chromosome 6, ASM357369v1, whole genome shotgun sequence genome encodes the following:
- the LOC113288168 gene encoding uncharacterized protein LOC113288168: MFMITNMRGTAENQMCSSSSSSCTCSFFSMSLFKHSQLYYVAIVVLSLAFTCFSRSSILSILFSFSAFILSSHLLFNFTKKKPSNTSSTTQENVLEIEEVYLEPNKRVAQVGGGQIHDYLLSKSCDTSSETESGDLSSSSDDSDVDWSFRHYVGQTAMYSDDSISDDESLIEIELPGGHYMGAKEEPSFNEEPQFSFGVIDEPIFKFGAKGETKFSKYQSNVPELFQESIFNQEDLMELFADINEMNEEENLIEIDISMGSIKCSRLEIAA, translated from the coding sequence ATGTTTATGATCACTAATATGAGAGGAACAGCTGAAAATCAAATGTgctcatcttcatcttctagtTGTACTTGTTCTTTCTTCTCTATGAGTTTATTTAAACATAGCCAACTCTATTATGTTGCAATAGTTGTTTTATCTCTAGCCTTTACATGCTTTTCAAGATCTTCAATATTATccattctcttttctttttctgcattcaTTTTATCTTCTCATCTTCTGTTCAATTTCACAAAGAAAAAACCTAGTAATACAAGCAGCACTACACAAGAAAACGTATTAGAAATCGAGGAGGTTTACTTGGAACCAAATAAGAGAGTAGCTCAAGTTGGAGGAGGTCAGATTCATGATTATTTATTAAGTAAATCTTGTGATACATCGTCGGAAACGGAAAGTGGCGATCTTTCATCGAGCAGTGACGATTCCGATGTTGATTGGTCGTTCCGGCATTATGTGGGTCAGACTGCGATGTATTCCGATGATTCTATTTCAGACGACGAAAGCCTCATCGAAATCGAACTACCTGGTGGTCACTACATGGGTGCAAAAGAGGAACCAAGTTTTAATGAAGAGCCACAATTCAGTTTTGGAGTTATAGACGAACCGATTTTCAAATTTGGTGCTAAAGGAGAAACCAAATTTAGCAAGTACCAGAGCAATGTACCTGAATTATTTCAAGAATCAATCTTTAATCAAGAAGATCTTATGGAGCTATTTGCAGATATTAATGAGATGAATGAAGAGGAAaatttgattgagattgatatatctATGGGTTCCATCAAGTGTTCGAGGTTAGAGATTGCAGCTTGA